In Entelurus aequoreus isolate RoL-2023_Sb linkage group LG12, RoL_Eaeq_v1.1, whole genome shotgun sequence, the DNA window AGGCGTTTTCACTAAAAAAAGAATggaaattaaaaacaaaagtatAATTTCCTTACCAGTGATGTTTGACAGCGCTATGGAGTCCGTAGAGTCTCCAACACCCTGCCCTGCCTTCCTCAGCTCATCAGCGATACATTCCAATGTATCTTGGTACCACTGCCTATTGTCTGGCCACTGGGCATGTTTTCCTTGGTCCTGATCCTGATCCAACTCTAGCTCTTGAATCTTTCTTGCGCTGGCCGGTCCGGGATGACTTCCATACGCTGAGTCTCCTAGCCCATCCTGTGACTGGGCCCAGTACATTTCGGGAAGATGCTTCTTGCTGATGAGACCAGGGCTATGGTTGTTGGTTCGGGATGGGTTAGAAGTCTGGCTCTGCGTGGGACTGGTGGGGGTAGGAGAACAGGCAGTGATTCCCAGTTTGTCAGGCTTTAGCCAAGGGTCAGAAACGTTCACAAGACGATTTCTGTCATGAATGGGACTTGGAGATTTTAGGGATGGCTGATGATTGTGGTGCAACATTTCTTGGTCGCCAAACTTCAGTAGGAGCTGAGTCATATAGTCCTCATGTTGGGCCCATTCCTCTGGATCCTCGTCCCCGCCGGCGTCCTGCTCTTCACGATCCCTCCAGAACTGTTCTTCATCCAGTCCTAAATGGGAAAGCTTTTGCCCAACAATATCCACATCTCTTTCAACTTCACATGCAGAGACGGTGGTAGAGGCGTTTAAAACTTGTGACTGTCTCCACTGCTCTGAAGGTCTGCTGCTCTTCCCCATGCGGACGCTGCGCCGGGATTCACGAGAGCGAGCAGACTGGAAAGCGGAGTCGGACGAGTCCGAGGCGTGGATATCCTCTCCTTGGCTGCAGGCTTTTGAACAGTAAATGCGCCCTTGCTTTGGCAGGAAAGGACAGCCGAGCAAGGAGGTCTTACACTGTGCGCAGGAAAAGCACTCGTCTGTGGCGTGCCAGTGTCCACCTTCGTAGGTCATTTGAGCATGGTCCACTCCTGTAGGGCAAGAGGGAAAAAAGGTGCGTTGAATAAGAAAGTGAAGGATATCTGCAACGGAAGTGTTATCACTTCTCTATCAGGCATGTTAGCTGTTGAGCCTTCAATCTAGATTTGATTGGCTTACCTATGTTTTCTCCACAAGCCTCACAGTACTCCGCATACAGTGATTCAAAGCAGCCGCAGCAGTAGGGCCGGCCATCTTTCATGATGTAGCGTTGCCCCCCTAACATGGTCTCGCACTCAAAGCAGGCAAAGTGCTTCATGTGCCAGTGACGACCCTCCGCCTCAGTGCACTCGTCCGATAAAATAATCTACAGGAGCAATGCGCACAAACTGTTAGTAAAACGCGAAAAAAAGGACCGTAGACGATTGCCAACACTCATGTGTACCTGCTGCTTACCTCATCACATGAAGAACATCTTGGCTTAAGGAGCTCAGCGTGGTGTCTCCCACAGAGGATCTTGCCATTTTGATAGAAATAGATCAGGTCCACAAGCAACTCTTGACATGTGGCGCACACAAAGCATGCTGGGTGCCAGCAGGGGCTCGATCCAGCTCTGGAGGCAAAAATTGCCATCTCCCCTCCACTGATGCCACCTCCACACTGGAAAACATATGTCACAGATTCAATTCCCCCACTGTAAGCATCTTGTTAATGCAGTGGCTTACAGTTAAGACCCTGTAACTCAGGTTGTAATATGGCCAAATCTGTTCATAAGTACTGTATGTTCAATTTGTGGTCGGATAACATATCAAAATAGACGTGTTGATGCCTGTTACACTTCAGCAATACAACGCCAGCCAAAGAGAAATGCCATTGGCATGCGCGATACAGTAGAGAAAGCGCACAACCATGAAGACGGAAATGACATGCTGTCTTATAAATAAGAAAAGTAAAACAATGCTTTTTAGGTTAACACAAGGAACCATCCTTGTTCTATAAGAAAGCCCCCCCTAATTAAATAGTAGTGAAAACTGCACTAgtaattagggaccgcaatgtccctttgggacagaagaccctattgtaattgtaaggttttattatcctttattataccgccgcctctttgagctgtaatttgacccccttaacatgcttcaaaactcaccatatttgacacacacatcaggactggcgaaaattgcgatctaatccaaaaacctagccccaaaactcaaaattgcgctctagcgccccctaggaagaaaacacagacaaaactgcgtgtaactcccactaggaatgtcggagagacatgaaacaaaaacctctatgtaggtctcactaagacctacatttcatatattgacaacccccagctaaaatcaacaggaagtttgcaattcccccttcaaaacaaaagttttgtaaaaaccggtcactttttttcaaaaattatctcctctgagcgcgtttgtcgtgtcggcttcaaactagcacaggagagagattgaacccctctgattaaaagttgacgaaagagttttaattactgctccggtttggattttatgaactgatatccttcagcaaaaatcaacaggaagtttgcatttcccccttcaaaacaaaagttttgtaaaaacagtcacttttgcctctttgagctgtaatttgacccccttaacatgcttcaaaactcatcaaactgaacacacacatcaggactggcaaaaattgcaatccaataaaaaaaaaccaaccccaaaactcaaatttgcgctctagcgccccctaggaagaaaacacagacaaaactgctcctaggaagaaaacagacaaaactgcctgtaactcccactaggaatgtcggagagacatgaaacaaaaacctctatgtaggtctcacttagacctacatttcatatattgacaacccccagctaaaatcaacaggaagtttgcaattcccccttcaaaacaaaagttttgtaaaaaccggtcactttttttcaaaaatcatctcctctgagcgcgtttgtcgtgtcggcttcaaactagcacaggagagagattgaacccttctgattaaaagttgacgaaagagttttaattactgctccggtttggattttatgaactGACATCCTTGACATCCTTCAGTAAAAAtccacaggaagtttgcaattcccccttcaaaacaaaagttttgtaaaaacagtcacttttgcctctttaagCTATAATTTGACcaacttaacat includes these proteins:
- the LOC133662497 gene encoding prickle-like protein 1 translates to MYFSCLPEDKVPYVNSSGEKHRIRQLLYQLPPHDNEVRYCQSLTEEEKRELHVFSDQRKREALGRGMPKILPRALQHTRCENCGGGISGGEMAIFASRAGSSPCWHPACFVCATCQELLVDLIYFYQNGKILCGRHHAELLKPRCSSCDEIILSDECTEAEGRHWHMKHFACFECETMLGGQRYIMKDGRPYCCGCFESLYAEYCEACGENIGVDHAQMTYEGGHWHATDECFSCAQCKTSLLGCPFLPKQGRIYCSKACSQGEDIHASDSSDSAFQSARSRESRRSVRMGKSSRPSEQWRQSQVLNASTTVSACEVERDVDIVGQKLSHLGLDEEQFWRDREEQDAGGDEDPEEWAQHEDYMTQLLLKFGDQEMLHHNHQPSLKSPSPIHDRNRLVNVSDPWLKPDKLGITACSPTPTSPTQSQTSNPSRTNNHSPGLISKKHLPEMYWAQSQDGLGDSAYGSHPGPASARKIQELELDQDQDQGKHAQWPDNRQWYQDTLECIADELRKAGQGVGDSTDSIALSNITGASVDGDRRERPMIYSLHAVQDHLVGDGSEKMSNMGTFNSSHLHHSTNSLNLHMEKAEQEKGQEVDLAARGMLRSLYSHSEAPPSPFVHAPALRRTKSQSRPPQMVKFTEDTVDNGYNDGFEVNLRMHPMSERPQRRAYSHEAGKDRSRPSSQHGRNRQHHPHSRHHRSRKTHSDIALNAVPLEKAQRPYRQNRQNPVDPRHPSPGQPLAYSQTRSECMFQGPSHGDPRVEHFMSLYKDEDEWCSTCSSSSSDSEEEGYFLGQPIPQPRPPVRYYAEDYPRVTALASQSRGSKTGRRKSHRSKNCIIS